Proteins found in one Candidatus Binatia bacterium genomic segment:
- a CDS encoding M23 family metallopeptidase, protein MNRSAVVFGALVAALTLVASGVVAHAGMTGTGFRGKASFNGESPKFPGKKFVLDLPGKGGKTDVRGGLTLEDARLAPGLGGKGGKTDLRGGVTLEHPGLTVPGIEIPTLADIVSPKKIRCRAYRNRRGKWRIRGKDCKDLKPPTTVPEIRFDLEDCLVEVDRLGNRYFIGDDCPNEPLDVPTEDESDPEIPEIQCVMMVEIEVNGVPVWVPSEDGCEDPFDVQIPEPEVPEDFGNRCPEDYFHPSQFTDETKFAMPVHDEYGPLFPHPILPEPLVIHVDHKEGPGTDKLDCESYDGWHLCYDPHKGTDFMLAGHFLAMDNANVHARAAASGRVMKVVDGNFDRCEVDLDAFSDTFMEVICPNPDTPDSTSVTTANRVDICHPDGTISQYYHLMDGSIEVIEGQPVSCGDPLAFIGSSGMSSAPHLHFQVKKKNEDGDFRSVDPYHVNDDDSLWIQQNGGLPGTLPGAQCQ, encoded by the coding sequence ATGAACAGGTCTGCAGTTGTGTTCGGCGCGCTGGTCGCAGCGCTCACTTTGGTCGCTTCAGGCGTCGTCGCTCACGCGGGGATGACGGGTACCGGGTTTCGCGGGAAGGCGTCGTTCAACGGCGAGTCTCCGAAGTTCCCCGGCAAGAAGTTCGTGCTCGATCTACCCGGCAAGGGTGGGAAGACGGACGTCCGCGGCGGACTGACGCTCGAGGACGCGCGTCTCGCGCCCGGTCTGGGCGGCAAGGGTGGGAAGACGGACCTGCGCGGCGGCGTGACGCTCGAGCACCCGGGTCTGACGGTTCCGGGAATCGAGATTCCGACCCTCGCCGACATCGTGAGCCCGAAGAAGATCCGTTGTCGTGCTTACAGGAATCGCCGCGGGAAGTGGCGGATTCGGGGAAAAGACTGCAAGGACCTGAAGCCGCCGACGACCGTGCCGGAGATCCGCTTCGATCTCGAGGACTGCCTCGTCGAGGTCGATCGTCTGGGGAACCGCTACTTCATCGGCGACGATTGCCCGAACGAGCCGCTCGACGTGCCGACCGAGGACGAGTCGGATCCGGAGATTCCCGAGATCCAGTGCGTGATGATGGTCGAGATCGAGGTGAACGGTGTTCCGGTCTGGGTTCCGAGCGAAGACGGCTGCGAAGATCCGTTCGACGTTCAGATTCCCGAGCCGGAGGTTCCTGAGGATTTCGGCAACCGTTGCCCGGAGGACTACTTCCACCCGAGTCAGTTCACCGACGAGACCAAGTTCGCGATGCCGGTTCATGACGAGTACGGCCCGCTGTTCCCGCACCCGATTCTTCCCGAGCCCCTCGTCATCCACGTCGATCACAAAGAGGGCCCCGGCACGGACAAGCTCGACTGCGAGAGCTACGACGGCTGGCACCTTTGCTACGATCCGCACAAGGGGACCGACTTCATGCTGGCGGGACACTTCCTCGCAATGGACAACGCGAACGTCCACGCCCGGGCGGCCGCCTCAGGTCGAGTGATGAAGGTCGTCGATGGAAACTTCGACCGCTGTGAGGTCGATCTCGATGCCTTCTCAGACACGTTCATGGAGGTGATCTGCCCGAACCCCGACACGCCCGACAGCACTTCGGTCACCACGGCGAATCGTGTCGACATCTGTCATCCCGATGGGACGATCTCCCAGTACTACCACTTGATGGACGGCAGCATCGAGGTCATCGAGGGCCAGCCGGTCTCTTGCGGCGACCCGTTGGCTTTTATCGGGAGCTCGGGCATGTCGTCGGCGCCGCATCTGCACTTTCAGGTGAAGAAGAAGAACGAAGACGGCGATTTCAGGAGCGTCGATCCTTACCATGTGAACGACGACGACAGCCTCTGGATCCAGCAGAACGGAGGCCTGCCGGGCACGTTGCCGGGTGCTCAGTGTCAGTAG
- a CDS encoding MmcQ/YjbR family DNA-binding protein, whose amino-acid sequence MPKKEPVPIKFPPSKDLARRFARVVRLAKKLPGVEESRSYGTPSLKVKTKVLARLRSEAEGGLALLCDFEERQILTEAEPETFYITDHYAEWPMVLINLTKVS is encoded by the coding sequence ATGCCCAAGAAGGAACCAGTCCCGATCAAGTTCCCGCCGAGCAAAGACCTGGCGCGCCGTTTCGCCCGGGTCGTTCGGCTCGCCAAGAAGCTCCCGGGGGTCGAAGAGAGCCGATCGTACGGCACGCCTTCACTCAAGGTGAAGACCAAGGTCCTCGCGCGCCTCCGGTCCGAGGCCGAGGGCGGACTCGCCCTGCTCTGCGATTTCGAGGAGCGCCAGATCTTGACGGAAGCCGAGCCCGAGACCTTCTACATCACCGACCACTACGCCGAGTGGCCCATGGTGCTGATCAACCTCACGAAAGTCTCGTGA
- a CDS encoding NAD(P)-binding protein: MPDTLIIGAGPAGLTAADKLTRLGHGAHVLESTHAVGGISRTVNYRGYRFDIGGHRFFSKMKKVEQVWQELMGDELLQRHRLSRILYNNSFFHYPLRRVNALRGLGVVESVRVVGSYAHARLFASAADKTFEDWVVKRSGRRLFEVFFKTYTEKVWGIPCSQIGAEWASQRIKNLSLGRAVLAALKTGSGRDRDGNLITTLIDSFLYPRLGPGRP; encoded by the coding sequence TTGCCTGATACGCTGATTATTGGAGCCGGTCCAGCCGGTCTGACTGCTGCGGATAAATTGACGCGCCTTGGTCACGGTGCGCACGTTCTGGAGAGTACGCATGCCGTCGGGGGGATCAGCCGGACCGTGAATTATCGCGGCTACCGGTTTGATATCGGTGGGCACCGCTTCTTCAGCAAGATGAAGAAAGTTGAGCAGGTTTGGCAGGAGTTGATGGGCGACGAGTTGTTGCAGCGCCACCGGCTCTCCAGGATCCTCTATAATAATAGCTTCTTCCATTACCCGCTGCGGCGCGTCAATGCTCTTCGTGGCTTGGGTGTCGTTGAGTCGGTGCGAGTTGTAGGGAGCTACGCGCATGCGCGCCTGTTTGCATCGGCTGCCGACAAGACCTTTGAAGACTGGGTGGTGAAGCGATCTGGGAGGCGCCTGTTTGAAGTGTTCTTCAAGACCTACACCGAGAAGGTCTGGGGTATTCCTTGTTCGCAAATCGGCGCAGAGTGGGCAAGTCAGCGGATCAAGAACCTGAGCCTTGGTCGCGCAGTATTGGCAGCGCTTAAGACGGGGAGCGGCAGAGATCGCGATGGCAATCTCATCACGACGCTCATTGATAGCTTTCTCTATCCGCGTCTCGGGCCAGGCCGTCCATGA
- a CDS encoding glycosyltransferase family 2 protein, with amino-acid sequence MEIVVVIPAFEAAQLLPLSVAAWRRQCDRIIVVDPGSTDATASVAKSLGAEVMVLGHRGGPAEARNAGVKAASGSTVVVFSDADCVPADDAYTRVQEAFRASPSLVSLTGSYDAFPAARNFASLYMNIRHFATHQQARQTNATFWAGCGAVRTTAFEASGGFDAKRYPKPMIEDIELGYRLRRLGEMRLDPKLQTKHLKHWTIASVIKTDIQCRALPWSELLTTSGEIPNDLNVSLRERMAAAIAPLALIAGPIGILSILWSRPSLGLASLVVLMLSVACNWRLLSTFARNGGWWFAATAWAFHQVHLIYSALCFLYVCLRRKWRRH; translated from the coding sequence ATGGAAATAGTAGTGGTCATCCCAGCCTTCGAAGCTGCTCAACTACTGCCCCTTTCCGTTGCCGCCTGGCGTCGACAGTGCGACCGGATCATCGTGGTAGATCCAGGCTCCACAGATGCAACAGCATCCGTTGCCAAATCGCTCGGCGCAGAGGTCATGGTGCTAGGACACCGTGGCGGACCTGCCGAGGCTCGTAATGCTGGCGTGAAAGCCGCGAGCGGATCTACAGTTGTCGTTTTTTCCGACGCAGATTGCGTCCCAGCAGACGACGCTTACACCCGCGTCCAGGAGGCCTTCCGCGCTTCACCGAGCCTTGTCTCGCTGACAGGATCGTATGACGCGTTCCCCGCTGCTCGAAATTTTGCATCGCTCTACATGAACATTCGCCACTTTGCGACGCATCAACAAGCGAGACAAACGAACGCGACCTTCTGGGCAGGTTGCGGAGCCGTCCGCACAACCGCCTTCGAAGCATCAGGTGGCTTTGACGCCAAGCGCTACCCGAAGCCAATGATCGAAGACATCGAACTGGGCTACAGGTTGCGCAGACTTGGCGAGATGCGCCTAGATCCAAAGCTGCAAACCAAGCACCTGAAGCATTGGACGATCGCCTCCGTCATCAAGACGGACATTCAATGTAGAGCACTTCCGTGGAGTGAACTCCTTACAACCTCTGGCGAGATTCCCAACGACCTAAACGTATCGCTGCGTGAGAGAATGGCGGCGGCCATTGCACCACTGGCCCTAATCGCAGGGCCGATCGGCATCTTGTCTATCTTGTGGTCACGACCCTCGCTTGGTCTCGCGAGCCTGGTTGTTCTAATGCTCTCCGTAGCATGCAACTGGCGACTATTGTCGACCTTCGCTCGCAATGGAGGTTGGTGGTTTGCGGCTACTGCTTGGGCGTTCCACCAAGTCCACCTAATCTACAGCGCCCTGTGCTTCTTGTATGTATGCCTGCGCCGCAAGTGGCGCCGACACTAA